A single genomic interval of Spirosoma taeanense harbors:
- a CDS encoding PP2C family protein-serine/threonine phosphatase, producing the protein MTSMLIAGQTDVGQRRRDNQDTFISKSLWTEHSALLVVIDGVGGYAGGEQAAAIARSSIERYMTTPTGDTLTMLREAVVHANNQIAEQRQQDPKLAQMCCVLTAAVADTETRRVLFVHVGDTRLYRFRPDETQGDPLKKLTRDHSLVGVREDANQLTEAEAMRHPRRNEILREVGSAIRRIDDPEFLESGETDFLPGDTLLLCSDGLTDMLTRAQLLAVLTQSIPVEEQITELIRQANEQGGHDNITVVLARNNTESDPVISTKAASKPAKATPPTPVASNDPGTALLASKPSVPAPKGRAGIWAGVLSLVIVIAALLWYQNQEPERSVIQPDSLAAPQPAAAVPVPDNGQEQLLDSLLRQAYESAGHELTWPTDTLRLTRSLVMHDSLRALVGSNDQKPVVIVAADTTQPDAAFRVAGTQTMRLENVQITGFETGIETGASEQLELRNVFFTDVEAPIQVVIRQDTFRNASIQLNVIHKPDSSRKR; encoded by the coding sequence ATGACCTCAATGCTTATCGCGGGCCAAACCGACGTCGGTCAGCGCCGACGCGACAACCAGGATACGTTTATCAGCAAATCGCTCTGGACGGAACATAGCGCGCTGCTGGTCGTGATCGACGGCGTCGGTGGCTATGCCGGAGGTGAGCAGGCAGCCGCCATCGCCCGGTCGTCTATCGAGCGCTACATGACCACGCCCACCGGCGATACGCTGACGATGCTCCGCGAAGCCGTTGTGCATGCCAACAATCAGATTGCCGAGCAGCGGCAGCAGGACCCGAAACTGGCCCAGATGTGCTGCGTGCTCACGGCTGCCGTGGCCGATACCGAAACGCGTCGGGTGCTGTTCGTTCACGTCGGCGACACCCGGTTATACCGCTTTCGGCCGGACGAGACTCAGGGCGACCCGCTCAAAAAACTCACCCGCGACCACTCGCTGGTGGGCGTTCGGGAAGATGCCAATCAGTTGACCGAAGCCGAAGCCATGCGGCACCCGCGCCGGAACGAGATTCTGCGCGAAGTAGGGTCGGCCATCCGACGGATAGACGACCCGGAATTTCTGGAGTCGGGCGAAACCGATTTCCTGCCCGGCGATACGCTGCTGCTGTGCAGTGACGGGCTGACCGACATGCTGACGCGGGCGCAGTTACTGGCGGTACTGACGCAATCCATCCCGGTTGAGGAACAGATAACGGAGCTGATTCGCCAGGCTAATGAGCAGGGCGGACACGATAATATTACGGTGGTGCTGGCCCGCAACAATACTGAATCCGATCCGGTTATATCCACAAAAGCAGCCAGCAAACCAGCGAAAGCAACACCGCCGACCCCGGTGGCTTCGAATGATCCAGGCACAGCCCTTCTGGCGTCGAAACCCAGTGTACCTGCACCAAAGGGTAGGGCCGGAATCTGGGCCGGTGTGCTGTCACTGGTAATTGTGATAGCTGCCTTGCTTTGGTACCAGAATCAGGAGCCAGAGCGTTCGGTTATTCAACCGGATTCGCTGGCGGCACCGCAGCCGGCGGCTGCGGTGCCTGTGCCCGACAATGGGCAGGAGCAGTTGCTGGATTCGTTGCTGCGCCAGGCTTATGAAAGTGCCGGCCATGAGTTGACCTGGCCAACCGATACCCTCCGGCTGACCCGGTCGCTGGTAATGCACGATTCCTTACGGGCCCTGGTCGGCAGTAACGACCAGAAACCGGTCGTCATCGTGGCCGCTGATACAACGCAGCCCGATGCTGCGTTTCGGGTGGCCGGAACCCAGACCATGCGGCTGGAAAACGTGCAGATTACTGGTTTTGAAACGGGTATAGAAACAGGAGCGAGCGAACAGCTGGAGTTGCGTAACGTATTCTTTACGGATGTAGAGGCCCCTATTCAGGTCGTTATCCGGCAGGATACCTTCCGCAATGCGTCGATACAACTAAATGTCATTCACAAACCTGATTCATCCCGGAAACGCTAA
- a CDS encoding serine/threonine-protein kinase, translated as MPTVSASTHFPGYELLSELGRGNARVVKARHLATGDLVAIKQFAFSADPDTLHRFQRESEIMTRIAHPNVVKVREIHLDAALPYLVMEFVEGGDLRSLLRTQGQLDVTATIRLGLQMAEAFRAIHPLHIIHRDIKPENILYRRLASGELHFLLTDFGIAKIRADESTRTRTGQSLMTYEYASPEQFDNPRQVSAATDYYSLGVVLFECLTGRVPFTLRDDTGLAAFMSQVLTAAPPEPMLAPGLYLPPSLGELLRGMLVKRVADRMQNVDEVELLLGQANVEQLKANRSAQQPQTHVGPVGLPATITQPFDLSSAPSPRRANTEEFDYEPSEESARVSPWWWVALLLVGGLLTYYLLNRNPAQPARMPAAAADTTAQAAPDTAFSEEKTSVETDTIPKEEIAPSTNIEPLEQVPADSAANLEITPDSTATVPLDSMP; from the coding sequence ATGCCAACTGTCAGCGCCAGTACACATTTTCCAGGCTACGAACTCCTGAGCGAACTGGGACGCGGCAACGCCCGCGTCGTCAAGGCCCGGCATCTGGCAACGGGCGATCTGGTGGCCATCAAGCAGTTTGCCTTCAGCGCTGACCCCGACACGCTGCATCGGTTTCAGCGTGAATCGGAAATCATGACCCGCATCGCCCACCCGAACGTCGTGAAGGTGCGCGAAATTCATCTCGATGCGGCCCTGCCGTATCTGGTTATGGAGTTTGTGGAAGGTGGCGATCTCAGAAGTCTGCTGCGCACGCAGGGACAACTGGACGTAACGGCAACCATCCGACTGGGCCTGCAGATGGCCGAGGCTTTCCGGGCCATTCACCCGCTCCACATCATCCACCGCGACATCAAGCCGGAGAATATTCTCTATCGTCGGCTGGCCAGTGGCGAGCTGCACTTTTTGCTGACGGACTTCGGCATCGCGAAGATCCGGGCGGACGAAAGCACCCGTACCCGAACGGGCCAGTCATTGATGACGTATGAGTACGCGTCACCCGAGCAGTTCGACAACCCCCGGCAGGTAAGCGCGGCTACGGACTATTATTCGCTGGGTGTTGTGCTGTTTGAGTGTCTAACTGGGCGGGTTCCATTTACGCTACGTGACGATACCGGCCTGGCTGCTTTTATGAGTCAGGTGCTGACGGCTGCTCCACCCGAGCCAATGCTGGCGCCGGGGCTTTATTTGCCCCCCAGCCTGGGTGAGTTGCTTCGGGGCATGCTGGTCAAGCGCGTTGCCGATCGAATGCAGAATGTGGATGAAGTTGAATTATTGCTGGGCCAGGCTAACGTCGAGCAGCTGAAAGCCAACCGGTCAGCACAACAGCCGCAAACCCACGTGGGGCCAGTTGGCCTACCGGCGACCATTACCCAACCGTTCGATCTGTCCTCAGCGCCCTCACCCAGACGAGCCAATACGGAAGAATTTGATTATGAGCCGTCAGAAGAATCTGCGCGGGTAAGTCCGTGGTGGTGGGTGGCCCTTCTGCTGGTAGGCGGGCTGCTGACGTACTATCTGCTGAACCGCAACCCCGCGCAGCCCGCCCGTATGCCAGCCGCTGCCGCCGATACAACTGCCCAGGCCGCGCCCGATACCGCTTTTTCGGAGGAGAAAACATCGGTAGAGACTGACACGATCCCGAAAGAGGAAATTGCGCCTTCTACGAACATCGAGCCATTGGAGCAGGTGCCTGCCGATTCTGCTGCGAACCTGGAGATTACCCCGGATTCAACCGCGACAGTACCTTTGGATAGTATGCCCTAA
- a CDS encoding carbonic anhydrase, producing the protein MNRHSNEFLNNLKPAEALQMLQEGNQRFVNKAGTTPDLLQQVKETSGGQYPFATILSCMDSRTSVELTFNLGIGDVFSIRVAGNVLNEDILGSMEYATKVVGTKIIMVLGHTSCGAIKGACDHAELGHLTQLVNKVIPAIDQETTTQTERNGHNLTFVNHVAELNVRLVMEQITAQSPVIAELVEAGSVQVVGGIYDIATGQVTFLEAPVQA; encoded by the coding sequence ATGAACCGACACTCCAACGAGTTCCTGAACAACCTGAAACCTGCCGAAGCGCTCCAGATGCTGCAGGAAGGCAATCAGCGATTTGTCAACAAAGCGGGAACGACTCCAGACCTGCTGCAGCAGGTCAAAGAAACCAGCGGAGGGCAGTATCCGTTCGCCACCATACTGAGCTGCATGGACTCGCGCACGTCGGTCGAGCTTACTTTTAACCTCGGAATCGGGGACGTATTCAGCATCCGGGTGGCCGGTAATGTTCTGAATGAGGATATACTGGGCAGTATGGAATACGCGACCAAAGTCGTTGGCACTAAAATCATCATGGTTCTGGGTCACACCAGCTGCGGAGCGATTAAAGGAGCCTGCGATCATGCTGAACTGGGCCATCTGACCCAACTGGTGAACAAAGTGATTCCTGCCATTGACCAGGAAACCACCACCCAGACCGAACGGAATGGGCATAACCTCACCTTCGTGAATCACGTAGCCGAGCTAAACGTCCGCCTGGTGATGGAACAGATTACCGCCCAAAGCCCTGTGATTGCCGAACTGGTGGAAGCCGGAAGCGTGCAGGTAGTGGGAGGAATATATGATATCGCCACCGGCCAGGTTACCTTCCTGGAAGCGCCGGTACAGGCTTAG
- a CDS encoding bestrophin family protein, which translates to MLLDKRISFAYIFNKVKSELLIVLIVGLLTNLITLYSHAHLPEMPLTIPTFLGTAISILLSFKMNQSYDRWWEARKVWGAIVNDSRSFVIQLQTFLDTDDTAIIRKLAYRQIAWCYCLGQSLRGLNPIEGIEGLIPANDLIEIQKHTNKPLALLQLHAQDIKALRLTDTIDVFRQVQLDNTLVRFCDSMGKAERINSTIFPSTYRHFLYFIIYLFVVTLSISLRNVQMIFEIPLLLVISAAFFLIEKSAYHLQDPFRNRPSDVSVTAIARTIDINLRQLVGDQDVPEPVKPNEFYLL; encoded by the coding sequence ATGTTGTTAGACAAACGGATATCCTTTGCCTATATCTTCAATAAGGTTAAGTCTGAATTATTAATCGTCCTGATTGTCGGGTTACTGACGAACCTGATCACCCTTTATTCCCATGCTCACCTGCCCGAAATGCCGCTTACCATTCCTACTTTTCTGGGGACGGCTATTTCAATCCTGCTCTCGTTCAAAATGAACCAGTCGTACGACCGCTGGTGGGAGGCTCGGAAAGTGTGGGGCGCTATTGTTAACGATTCGCGGAGTTTCGTCATTCAGCTGCAAACCTTTCTGGATACTGACGACACCGCCATTATCCGGAAGCTGGCTTACCGTCAGATTGCCTGGTGCTATTGCCTGGGCCAGTCGCTGCGGGGGCTTAACCCGATTGAAGGAATTGAGGGATTAATTCCAGCCAATGATCTGATCGAAATTCAGAAGCATACCAACAAACCGCTGGCTCTCCTGCAACTTCACGCCCAAGACATAAAGGCATTGCGGTTAACCGATACGATCGACGTGTTCAGGCAGGTGCAGCTGGATAATACGCTCGTTCGTTTCTGCGATTCAATGGGCAAAGCGGAGCGCATCAACAGCACCATCTTTCCGTCAACCTATCGGCATTTTCTGTACTTCATTATCTATCTGTTCGTCGTTACGCTTTCTATTTCGCTCAGAAATGTGCAGATGATTTTTGAAATTCCTCTCCTGCTCGTAATTTCAGCCGCCTTTTTTCTGATCGAAAAGAGTGCTTATCATTTGCAGGACCCCTTCCGGAACCGCCCCAGCGACGTATCGGTAACGGCCATTGCCCGCACCATCGACATCAACCTGCGGCAACTCGTGGGTGATCAGGATGTACCGGAACCGGTTAAACCCAACGAGTTTTATCTGTTATAA
- a CDS encoding serine/threonine-protein kinase — protein MQTVSFNTQFPGYEILGEISRSNARVLKARHLDTGDLVAIKHFTFNTDAETLRRFGRESEIMARINHPNIVNVREVRLDAELPFIVMDLVEGGSVRQLLTGEGGETRNLSVNTTIRLGLQIIDALSVIHPQGIVHRDIKPENILFRRLASGELHFLLTDFGIARLNEQAVTVTGQSLMTYEYASPEQFDNPRQVSAATDYYSLGVVLFECLTGQVPFSMGEGIGIVTFMNTVLTTPPPRLVPTPDRPLPPSLADLLHGLLMKQAAERIHDPTVVKLALKQAELEQLQMEQGSALTGAVTTEASVLGAGSQTKPTQAHRSPVEETQPRRPAKQSAEISRPRTGQRKLVLIGLLVLLVGTGVYYAVTRNSGDKPLVSVAPNAGPKTAQVSPEQIQAEEAKRKAEEARLLEERRQQMLKAAKLVKVESAGFRTGLFGGIKELKLRLRNPTELNFRYVLVKVSYIKDNGKIFKSANVYFRNIGPYSTEVRSAPDSQRGTQVSAKVVSYESPDIPAPAEQPQP, from the coding sequence ATGCAAACTGTCAGCTTTAATACGCAGTTTCCTGGGTATGAGATTTTGGGCGAAATCAGCCGCAGCAACGCCCGCGTGCTCAAGGCCCGGCATCTGGATACCGGCGATCTGGTAGCGATCAAGCACTTTACGTTCAATACCGATGCCGAAACCCTCCGGCGATTCGGCCGCGAGTCGGAGATCATGGCTCGTATTAACCACCCTAATATTGTCAATGTGCGCGAAGTCCGGCTTGATGCCGAACTGCCGTTCATTGTCATGGATCTGGTGGAAGGGGGCAGCGTTCGCCAGTTGCTGACCGGAGAGGGTGGCGAAACCCGGAATTTATCAGTCAATACAACCATTCGGCTGGGCCTGCAAATCATTGATGCCCTGAGCGTAATCCATCCGCAGGGAATTGTTCACCGCGACATCAAGCCGGAAAACATTCTGTTTCGGCGGCTGGCCAGTGGCGAGCTGCACTTTCTGCTCACCGATTTCGGCATCGCCCGCCTGAACGAGCAGGCTGTAACGGTGACGGGTCAGTCATTAATGACGTATGAATACGCGTCACCCGAGCAGTTCGACAATCCCCGGCAGGTGAGCGCGGCTACGGACTATTATTCGCTGGGTGTTGTGCTGTTTGAGTGTCTGACCGGGCAGGTACCCTTCTCGATGGGGGAGGGCATTGGCATCGTTACGTTTATGAACACCGTGCTGACGACGCCACCGCCCCGGCTTGTGCCTACCCCCGACCGACCGCTTCCGCCCAGTCTGGCCGATCTGCTGCACGGATTACTGATGAAACAGGCGGCCGAACGAATCCACGATCCAACGGTGGTCAAGCTGGCCCTGAAACAGGCTGAACTGGAACAACTGCAGATGGAACAGGGGAGTGCCCTGACCGGCGCGGTTACCACAGAAGCGTCGGTTTTAGGAGCGGGGAGCCAGACCAAACCAACGCAGGCTCATCGAAGTCCGGTCGAAGAAACGCAGCCGCGACGGCCCGCAAAACAGTCGGCTGAAATCAGTCGTCCCCGAACGGGGCAGCGTAAACTGGTGCTAATTGGTTTGCTGGTGCTGCTGGTGGGCACGGGCGTATATTATGCTGTAACCCGGAATTCCGGCGATAAGCCACTGGTGTCGGTTGCGCCGAATGCCGGGCCCAAAACTGCTCAGGTAAGCCCGGAGCAGATTCAGGCTGAAGAGGCTAAAAGAAAGGCCGAAGAGGCTCGTTTGCTGGAAGAGCGACGGCAGCAGATGCTGAAAGCGGCTAAACTGGTTAAAGTAGAATCGGCAGGTTTCCGGACGGGGCTTTTCGGCGGGATAAAAGAACTGAAACTTCGGTTACGTAACCCGACTGAGCTAAATTTTCGGTACGTGCTGGTTAAAGTGAGCTATATTAAAGACAACGGCAAGATCTTTAAGTCGGCAAACGTTTATTTCAGGAACATTGGGCCTTACTCGACCGAGGTCAGGTCGGCGCCGGATAGCCAGCGAGGGACGCAGGTCAGCGCTAAAGTTGTCAGCTATGAGTCGCCCGACATTCCGGCCCCGGCCGAACAACCCCAACCGTAA
- a CDS encoding FHA domain-containing protein yields MEKQPNRFLDQLSNLLVPKERTKQPETVTNERILKELIACFETSLERESFGTSLLFNAHYIIILHPDTYKERLAALPVIVNEAVKAFTERLKERKRPEDEVPPVSTHWYFKFGPGTEFAGRTIGPGDIDVIGSLSGAGFDSPRASENASLGNVKATRKVKNTNLYDKMDLSVGAFQHIDFREAGAFAIKMDTRLLNAEKPQSAAPAAPTGTIAHKTAHPSALARIDCYLADKDKEETYWMQDREVVVARMEADNQAFSNYLRLDSPYVSNPHARIRYNEAAQRFEIASFSRNETRVNEQVMTRSEPASPQWTELPRQAQILLNGIVTLSFQSNL; encoded by the coding sequence ATGGAGAAGCAACCCAACCGTTTTCTGGATCAGCTAAGCAATCTGCTTGTGCCGAAAGAACGGACAAAACAGCCGGAGACGGTCACTAACGAACGTATCCTGAAGGAGCTGATTGCCTGTTTCGAGACGTCGCTGGAGCGCGAGAGCTTCGGCACGAGCCTGCTGTTCAACGCACATTACATCATTATTCTGCACCCCGATACGTATAAGGAACGGCTGGCGGCACTACCCGTCATTGTGAACGAAGCGGTGAAGGCGTTTACGGAACGGCTGAAGGAGCGTAAACGTCCGGAAGATGAAGTCCCACCGGTTTCAACACACTGGTATTTCAAGTTCGGACCGGGCACCGAATTCGCCGGCCGAACGATTGGCCCCGGTGATATCGACGTAATTGGTTCGCTCTCCGGCGCCGGGTTTGATAGTCCGCGCGCGTCCGAGAATGCCTCACTGGGTAACGTAAAAGCCACGCGTAAGGTCAAAAACACGAACCTGTACGATAAAATGGACCTCAGCGTGGGGGCCTTTCAGCACATTGATTTTCGGGAGGCCGGGGCCTTTGCCATCAAAATGGATACCCGGCTGCTGAATGCCGAAAAACCGCAGTCGGCTGCTCCTGCAGCGCCAACGGGTACGATCGCGCATAAAACTGCGCATCCATCAGCGCTGGCGCGGATCGACTGTTACCTGGCCGATAAAGACAAAGAGGAAACGTACTGGATGCAGGATCGGGAGGTAGTGGTTGCGCGGATGGAAGCCGACAATCAGGCATTTTCCAATTATCTGCGGCTGGACTCGCCCTACGTCTCAAATCCGCACGCCCGCATTCGGTACAACGAAGCGGCCCAGCGGTTTGAGATTGCGTCCTTCAGTCGGAATGAGACCCGCGTTAATGAGCAGGTCATGACCCGCAGCGAACCCGCCAGTCCGCAGTGGACCGAACTGCCCCGGCAGGCGCAGATTCTGCTCAATGGTATCGTTACCCTTTCATTTCAAAGTAATCTGTAA
- a CDS encoding S8 family serine peptidase, whose translation MRVYRNLFLGSALVSGALFLNGCQPQDPSATKPATDALPAAAQARVAALDGRYIVVLKEGVLSNLQLENLDQVAAQLSINPVEIYQRYREVIQGFAAKLTPEQVQLLAKSPLVDYIEADQIVQLAEPQKEGFQTAVSTQEVPWGITAVGGFVNYTGTAKAYIIDTGIDLDNPELNVDASAGFNAFTTGPDAASLDDLNSHGTHVSGTIAARNNDFGVVGVAAGAKVVPVKVLGGDGGGTTSGVIAGVDFVGRTGKRGDVANMSLGGGASTALDNAVKNAAGKGIYFSVAAGNDGLPANWFSPARANATNIRTVSAHDVNGVFAYFSNYGNPPIEVAAPGVAVKSTVPDGYATYSGTSMAAPHLAGIMLANGSGKYYTKGTVTGDYDNTPDKKASRVR comes from the coding sequence ATGCGCGTCTATCGCAACCTCTTTTTGGGTTCTGCCCTGGTGTCCGGAGCCCTGTTCCTAAACGGCTGTCAGCCTCAGGATCCATCAGCAACTAAACCCGCCACCGATGCCCTTCCGGCAGCTGCTCAGGCCCGCGTAGCGGCTCTGGATGGCCGGTACATCGTTGTGCTGAAAGAAGGTGTTTTATCTAATCTTCAACTGGAAAACCTCGATCAGGTAGCGGCTCAACTGAGCATTAATCCGGTCGAGATTTATCAGCGTTACCGGGAGGTTATTCAGGGATTTGCAGCCAAACTGACGCCTGAGCAGGTACAGTTGCTGGCCAAGAGCCCGCTGGTTGATTATATCGAAGCCGATCAGATCGTTCAGTTGGCCGAGCCCCAGAAAGAAGGTTTCCAGACAGCCGTCAGTACGCAGGAAGTTCCCTGGGGCATTACGGCGGTGGGCGGCTTCGTGAACTACACGGGTACGGCCAAAGCCTACATTATTGACACCGGTATTGATCTGGACAACCCTGAACTGAACGTTGACGCCAGCGCGGGTTTCAACGCCTTCACGACCGGACCGGATGCGGCTTCGCTCGACGATCTGAACAGCCACGGAACCCACGTTTCGGGCACGATTGCGGCCAGAAACAATGACTTTGGCGTTGTGGGTGTTGCCGCCGGGGCAAAGGTTGTTCCCGTGAAAGTACTGGGTGGCGACGGGGGCGGTACAACTTCGGGCGTAATTGCCGGGGTTGATTTCGTGGGCCGGACAGGTAAGCGTGGCGACGTAGCCAACATGAGTCTGGGTGGCGGAGCATCGACCGCTCTGGACAATGCCGTGAAGAATGCCGCCGGCAAAGGCATTTATTTCTCGGTGGCGGCTGGTAACGACGGTCTGCCCGCGAACTGGTTCTCGCCCGCCCGCGCCAACGCAACCAACATCCGGACCGTTTCAGCCCACGACGTAAACGGCGTGTTTGCTTATTTCTCGAACTACGGCAATCCACCGATTGAAGTAGCAGCTCCCGGCGTAGCCGTCAAATCGACGGTTCCGGATGGTTATGCAACCTATAGCGGTACGTCGATGGCGGCTCCGCACTTGGCGGGTATCATGCTGGCCAATGGCAGCGGTAAGTACTACACCAAAGGCACCGTAACCGGCGACTACGACAATACCCCCGATAAGAAAGCCTCACGTGTTCGTTAA